In Lepisosteus oculatus isolate fLepOcu1 chromosome 28, fLepOcu1.hap2, whole genome shotgun sequence, the following proteins share a genomic window:
- the med24 gene encoding mediator of RNA polymerase II transcription subunit 24: protein MKVVNLKQAILQAWKERWSDFQWAINIKKNFPKGATWDYLNLAEALLEQAMIGLSPNPLILSYLKYAISSQMVSYSSILTAVSKFDDFSRELCVKSLLEIMDMFSHQLSCHGKAEECIGLCRSLLAALVWLLQGCAWYSARLREQGEQAGEASLRACVDRLEGLLRGTKNRALIHIARLEEQASWTNVEQAVIRVTENLNSLTNQVLRSKLEECLSLVKSIPLMLVVQAEPPQRTSFPSVHTLVMLEGTMNLTGETQPLVEQLMMIKRMQRIPSPLFVLEIWKACFTGLIESPEGTEELKWTAFTFLKIPQVLLRLKKYPQGEKDFMEDVNIAFEYLLKLTPLLDKADQRCNCDCIELLLQECRKLGLLSEANTSNLSTKREHAPRLKTAENANIQPNPGLILRAEPTVTNILKTVDADHSKSPEGLLGVLGHMLSGKSLDLLLAAAAATGKLKSFARKFIKLNEFPKHISGEGSKPASVRALLFDISFLMLCHVVQTYGSEVILSDPSPSGETPFFETWLQTCMPEDGKILNPDHPCFRPEPGKVENLVALLNNSSEMKLVQMKWHEICLSTPAAILEVLNAWENGVLTVESVQKITDNIKGKVCSMAICAVAWLVAHVRMLGLDEREKPQTMIRQLMTPLYGHSAENTLQFYNERVVIMSSILEHMCADVFQQTGVVLRPPMEGLEPVPYRNLLAPREPIRAALSHQFSEVLQRGWVDSQALHLFESLLHMGGVFWFTNNLVKELLRGTRQEWVMCAVELLYSIFCLDMQQITLTLLGQILPSLLTDSARWHSLADPPGKALAKLAVWCALSSYSTHHKGQASARQRKRQREDIEDYNSLFPLDDTQPSKLMRLLSSNEDDPVILSSPGDRSMSSSLSASQLHTVNMRDPLNRVLANLFLLVSSILSSKTAGPHTQFVQSFMEECVECLEQGSRGSILQFMPFTMVSELVKLTALAKPKVVLAITDLSLPLGRRVAAKAIAAL, encoded by the exons ATGAAGGTGGTGAATCTCAAGCAGGCCATCCTGCAGGCCTGGAAGGAGCGCTGGAGTGACTTTCAGTGGGCCATCAACATCAAGAAGAACTTCCCCAAGGGAGCTACCTGGGACTACCTCAACCTGGCTG AAGCTCTCCTGGAGCAGGCCATGATTGGACTGTCGCCCAACCCTCTCATCCTGTCCTACCTGAAGTACGCCATCAGTTCGCAG ATGGTTTCCTATTCCAGCATTTTGACAGCTGTTAGTAAG TTTGACGATTTCTCCCGGGAGCTCTGCGTCAAGTCCCTGCTGGAGATAATGGACATGTTCTCCCATCAGCTCAG ctgccACGGCAAGGCGGAGGAGTGCATCGGGCTGTGCCGCTCCCTGCTGGCCGCGCTGGTGTGGCTGCTGCAGGGCTGCGCCTGGTACAGCGCGCGGCTGCGCGAGCAGGGGGAGCAGGCGGGGGAGGCCAGCCTGCGGGCCTGCGTGGACCGGCTGGAGGGGCTCCTGCGGGGCACCAAGAACCGGGCCCTGATCCACATCGCCCGGCTGGAGGAGCAGG CCTCCTGGACCAATGTGGAGCAGGCGGTGATCCGAGTGACGGAGAACCTCAACAGTTTGACCAATCAGGTGCTGAGGAGCAAGCTGGAGGAGTGCCTGTCATTGGTGAAGAG TATCCCCCTGATGCTGGTGGTGCAGGCCGAGCCCCCCCAGCGCACCTCCTTCCCCTCGGTGCACACCCTGGTCATGCTGGAGGGCACCATGAACCTGACCGGGGAGACGCAGCCCCTGGTGGAGCAGCTCATGATGATCAAGAGGATGCAG CGGATCCCCTCGCCCCTGTTCGTGCTGGAGATCTGGAAGGCCTGCTTCACCGGGCTGATCGAGTCGCCGGAGGGCACCGAGGAGCTGAAGTGGACCGCCTTCACCTTCCTCAAG ATCCCCCAGGTACTCCTCCGGCTGAAGAAGTATCCTCAGGGAGAGAAG GACTTCATGGAGGATGTGAACATTGCCTTTGAGTACCTGCTGAAGCTCACCCCACTGCTGGACAAGGCGGACCAGAGGTGCAA CTGTGACTGTATCgagctgctgctgcaggagtgCAGGAAGCTGGGCCTGCTGTCCGAGGCCAACACTTCGAACCTCAGCACCAAGCG GGAGCACGCCCCACGGTTAAAGACGGCCGAAAACGCCAACATCCAGCCCAATCCTGGGCTCATCCTGCGCGCGGAGCCCACCGTGACCAACATCCTCAAG ACAGTAGATGCTGATCACTCCAAGTCCCCGGAAGGGCTGCTGGGAGTGCTGGGTCACATGCTCTCTGGGAAGAGTCTGGATCTGCTCTTGGCTGCTGCAGCCGCAACAGGGAAACTCAAGTCATTTGCCAGGAAGTTCATCAA GCTGAATGAGTTTCCCAAGCACATCAGCGGGGAAGGCT CGAAGCCAGCCTCCGTGCGTGCCCTGCTGTTCGACATTTCCTTCCTCATGCTGTGCCACGTGGTCCAGACCTATGGCTCAGAG GTGATCCTGTCGGACCCCAGCCCCTCGGGGGAGACGCCCTTCTTCGAGACCTGGCTGCAGACCTGCATGCCGGAGGACGGGAAGATCCTGAACCCCGACCACCCCTGCTTCCGGCCCGAGCCGGGGAAAGTGGAGAACCTGGTGGCCCTCCTCAACAACTCTTCGGAGATGAAGCTCGT TCAGATGAAGTGGCACGAAATCTGCCTCAGCACGCCCGCGGCCATCCTGGAGGTGCTGAACGCCTGGGAGAATGGCGTGCTGACTGTGGAGTCCGTACAG AAGATCACCGACAACATCAAGGGGAAGGTGTGCAGCATGGCGATCTGCGCTGTGGCTTGGCTGGTGGCCCACGTGAGAATGCTGGGCCTGGACGAGAGGGAGAAGCCCCAGACCATGATCCGGCAGCTGATGACGCCTCTCTACGGACACTCTGCGGAGAACACCCTGCAGTTCTACAACGAGCG GGTGGTGATCATGAGCTCCATCCTGGAGCACATGTGCGCGGACGTCTTCCAGCAGACCGGCGTGGTGCTGCGGCCGCCCATGGAGGGCCTGGAGCCTGTCCCTTACCGGAACCTGCTGGCCCCCCGCGAGCCCATCCGCGCCGCCCTGAGCCACCAGTTCTCGGAGGTGCTGCAGCGAGGCTGGGTGGACAGCCAGGCCCTGCACCTCTTTGAGAGCCTCTTGCACATGGGGGGGGTCTTCTGGTTCACCAACAACTTGGTCAAG GAGCTGCTGAGGGGGACCCGGCAGGAGTGGGTGATGTGTGCGGTGGAGCTTCTGTACAGTATCTTCTGCCTGGACATGCAGCAGATCACTCTCACCCTCCTGGGGCAAATCCTGCCCAGCCTGCTCACGGACTCGGCGCGCTGGCACAGCCTGGCAGACCCCCCGGGCAAGGCCCTGGCCAA GCTGGCGGTCTGGTGTGCGCTCAGCTCCTACTCGACCCACCACAAAGGCCAGGCCTCCGCGCGGCAGCGCAAGAGACAGCGAGAGGACATCGAG GATTACAACAGTCTGTTTCCATTGGACGACACGCAGCCCTCCAAGCTGATGCGTCTGCTGAGTTCCAATGAGGACGACCCAGTCATTCTTTCCAGCCCAG GGGACCGGTCCATGAGCAGCTCGCTGTCGGCCTCCCAGCTACACACTGTCAACATGAGAGACCCCCTCAACCGTGTGCTGG cgAACCTGTTCCTGCTGGTGTCATCTATCCTGAGTTCGAAGACCGCGGGGCCGCACACGCAGTTCGTGCAGAGCTTCATGGAGGAGTGCGTGGAGTGCCTGGAGCAGGGCAGCCGCGGAAGCATTTTGCAGTTCATGCCCTTCACCATG GTGTCCGAGCTGGTGAAACTGACCGCCCTGGCAAAACCCAAGGTGGTACTGGCCATCACAGACCTGAGCCTGCCACTAGGGAGGAGAGTAGCCGCCAAGGCTATTGCGGCCCTATAG
- the LOC102689744 gene encoding granulocyte colony-stimulating factor-like: MNSLYTLSMHFCLALLACAHPLPEYSGEIGLVMEDPEFQKVVSQSWSLVKKIQDDIPEVTKALALPDYKDIDLQMMAAQLGIPSAPVLKALTTEFTLETSLTRMTEGLQMFQHLLTIVRDHSVAPEKLDILLADIRDLMTQNYKVSQLAQLEINVVQYVDSGLAARLAGEFEKRVAAHIVLANLRAFAQDVHRSLRHMSAKSRRAART; this comes from the exons ATGAattctttataca CCCTGTCTATGCACTTCTGCCTGGCTCTGCTGGCCTGTGCCCACCCCCTGCCAGAGTATTCTGGAGAAATCGGACTTGTCATGGAAGATCCAGAATTCCAGAAAGTAGTCAGCCAGAGCTGGAGCTTGGTGAAGAAGATCCAGGATGACATTCCAGAGGTGACCAAGGCTCTG GCCCTGCCAGACTATAAGGACATAGACCTCCAGATGATGGCTGCCCAGCTGGGAATCCCCTCTGCCCCTGTCCTCAAGGCCCTGACTACAGAATTCACCCTG GAGACATCTCTCACCAGAATGACAGAGGGGCTCCAGATGTTCCAGCACCTCCTAACCATAGTCCGTGATCATTCGGTGGCTCCTGAGAAGCTGGACATCCTCCTGGCTGACATCAGGGACCTGATGACCCAGAATTACAAG GTGTCCCAGTTGGCCCAGCTGGAGATCAATGTGGTGCAGTACGTCGACTCGGGGCTGGCGGCCCGGCTGGCCGGGGAGTTCGAGAAGCGCGTGGCGGCGCACATCGTCCTGGCCAACCTGCGGGCCTTCGCCCAGGACGTGCACCGCAGCCTGCGGCACATGAGCGCCAAGAGCCGGCGGGCGGCGAGGACGTGA